The genomic region TTGGTCTTTCACAGAACAATCTACGAGTACATTACAAAGGTACGACGGAAATAAACCAGTGTTTTTGCAGGCTAGCACCCTAAAACGACTGATGCTAACTTTATTTGCTAACTTTAGCTTGCGTCGCATTTACTATAAAGTATTACTAAATCAGTGTTAGCTGCTGTGGCTGGCTAGCTAACTAGCTGGTTAGTTTGCTTATTTATGACATACCAAAGGAAGGTTAAACAGTCTGGTTAGCTCCGTGTTGCTTTCTCTTAGGAATCCAACAGTCAAGCTGGTTGACATGCTAACTTCTGGCTAAAATGTCATATACACTGATGTAGTCAGTTTTCAGTGCAAGTTAAGATGTGTTTACAGTGTAAACTCGTTAGCAAGCTACCCTGTTTTAGCTGTCAAGCTAAGTCGCTAACTTTATGACGGAACATTAACATCAACATAAGCCTTATCGTAGTTCGCTGTCTGTATTGCTACATGCGAATGCTAGCATGCCTTGGCTTTTAAGGCCAACTCTTCAGCTAACAGAGATCATTTGACTGGGTCTAAATATAGATTCTATGAATCTATGATGCCTTCACTATTAGTTGACTGAGTTGACGTTAGACGACAGGGGCCTCATTCATTTTAGTTTCTGAAATCCAACATCACCTCACCTTAACGTTAGTTGATGAGTAAGCTAAACGTTACCCTGTACGCATCAAGTTGTAATGTGCTAGCTATGACTTTGGTGGCTAGTGTGTTGGCAGCTATTTCATAACTTAAGTTTTCTTTTTGTCAGTATGATTAAATAACTGATATTATATATGTGAAGAGTTAGCCAGGGACCCGAGTAGTGACTGTCCTTTGCATGTCATTTGAGGAAAACTATTGTTGCTGTAGACCCAACAGGTCAGCCAGGTCCGGAAATGTTGACTTGGTACATGATCGCTTAAGTGCAGAGCTAACGAGTAAACAAGATAACAGCTAGCATGATGTCAACTTGAAGATTAAGTGAATTGGTTAGAATTAGAGATGACTGTGTCGTTGAATCCTTTGAACAAGTCTATGTTGCGGATTGCGCAGGATGCACTCAAAACTGGTTGTAGTCGTGGTGCAATATCGCCATGTTGAAGCTTTATAGCTAACTATAATCAGCTTGCTGTCGTTAGCTTGCTAAACATTTTACCCAAGTTATGACGTCAAGCCTCCATCTTCAGTTATCTCCTACCTAGAGCAAGCAATGCACTGCTCCTTGATTTTCTCCATGATATTCTCCCGGAACTAGTTATATATTTTACAATATTCACCGTAAGGCCACACTTAATTGATGAACTATAATGCCCGGTCATATTATAGTTTTCAGATGAGATGGTTTATTTGGCTACGTAGCTACACTAGTTAACTCTTAACATCACATTAGTTAACACTAGTCAATTTTTGCATTGTTACATTTTACATTGCTTTCTGACACATtatatatggttatggttatgggattttgcagacgcctttgtccaaagcgagacacaaatacaaaaacaacataatatttaaaatataacagggaacagattaggatgttggtcaaactataataaggagaatagcaataataaacaataatgtccattcaatcaataataaaaaaaacaatgacatggtaagactatattaaggagaatatcaataataaacaataatgtcaaactaatcaacagcctaatggaaataaaacaatattatgcaaaccataacgcataaggaGCGCTTTAAGAATATATGATCATAAAGCTATAGTACATTATACAGGTGAATGGTTTTATGAATTAGGTGAAAAGAACTCAGGTGCAGGATAGACAGGAAATTCAGGTGCAGGTTAGACAGTTATGATGGTGGTTTTTGGTTAGCTTTGTTGTTTTTGGTTGCTCTGGCAGCCTCCTATTTCAGTGCTAGCATTTGTTCTTactagaatgtgtgtgtctccctcaaACACTAAGGACATGGAAAGACCCCAAAAGACGCTGCCTCTGTGAGGGCAACTCATCCTATCCCAGCAGCCTGTGGCGTTTACTACTTTGAGGTGAAAATCATCAGTAAAGGGCGAGATGGGTAAGGAAGCGAAAAGAAGAATTttcacacaacactacacatcACTCTGTGAGAGAGGAGGTAGCCTAAACTTTATATTTTGTTTGGTTTTCAGTTACATGGGCATTGGCTTGTCTGCACAGGGTGTCAACATGAACAGACTTCCAGGTAAGGCAATGCTGAGAGATTACATCCTGTCAGGACAGTAGGTGCTCTTTACTTTGCTCTTCTCgtgcactgtgtttgtgtgtgatgtggcctTGCTGCATAAGTGGGCCTGTTGTATATTGTTGTCTCCTTTGGGTGTGTCGCTTTAGAGAGTAGAAGAAGACTCTGGCCTGAAATGACACCACGGTGCTGGGGTCACATGTTTACATGCAGCCAGTGAGGGATATCTGGCAGAGCTGGGTGACACCCTGTGCCTTTTTAACAAGTCACAGGACACTGGGTGGGCCCTCGGTAGTGCTGCAGAGCATTGACGAGATAAAACCCCAACTGAGTCCATTAGCTGTTCCTCACATCAGTTCCTCACAATGTTCTcaaacattctttttttttttttttgtccttttttgttATGCTCAGGTTGGGACAAACACTCCTATGGTTACCATGGAGACGACGGCCACTCCTTCTGCTCCTCGGGTACAGGGCAGCCATATGGGCCGACTTTCACCACTGgtgatgtgattggctgctgTGTCAACCTCATCAACAACACCTGCTTCTACACAAAGAATGGTCATAGTCTAGGTATATGCGTTTGCCGTGCACGATATTATTTGCAAATCTAATGAACATAAAACTCCATTAATGTAGCTCTTAGCAAAAAAGCCTAACGGTGTAATTGTGCTCTTATCAGAGACATTTTATGGGTAATCTGTGATAAACTGGTGAAACAATGTGTTAATAAAATTCTCCTCTCCCATAGGTATTGCTTTCACAGATTTACCGGTGAGTATACATTTTGTTGAAATGTGACCAGATACTGTATATTTTACAAAGAGTTTTTATGTGCCAAATTGACCATGTTTGCATGACTTGCAAGTTCAGTTATAATTCTGGCTTGCGGTGATTATAGCTTATGTTATTATGTAACCcttattttgttttatgttttaatgTGCTGCTGCCTTGCATTGGATAAGCTGATCAAATATCAGTTATTTGTTGTTCCAGCATCTTGTTTGGTTTACATGCTGATTTGTGCGTATTTGATCTTATAGTCTTTAAGTGTTTATCTTTGAGTAGGTGTTAATCGTCTTTCCATAATAACCAGCAAGGTGATTTTTATGCATATATTCTTGTAGGCATTCTATATAAGCTAGAATGCTGCTGTTATCTTCATTGACAAAGTGGAGAAAATAATGTCACAAAGAGTTGTTGTAAATAGGAGCCACACAGCAACAGTATGAGATTTCTTTTCTTGGTTATTATTTTATTGATGAGTCAGTTTGGCAGAGCTGCTACAATCTTATATGGTGTATACATTTGTATGTTTTATGTATTTGTGCTGTAATCATACATGTCAACAGATGTGGTAGATGTGGTCATTTGGTATAGCAACCATTTGTTTCTGTATCTCATACAGTACCTCACCTTAGGTGTGAGGTGTTTTAATGTGTTAGTTGAATTAGTGGGTTTATTCCATTCCTTAACTTTACCAATACATACCTCTGGTTTTTGCTAGTTGATTCTTGGTTTTAACTTTACCAAGACGTTCCATTGTGAACCCACAATAGCTGAATAGCTGCTTgtgtacagaaaaaaaataaaacaataatccATTGAGCAGAAAACAGCATTGGCAGCAGTCCAACATTCTCTGGGTGTTTTGAAGGAAATGCGTTGGTTTACCAGCTTTTAGTGTTCCTTTCATTCAAATATGGAAAAAATGGAAAGCTCTCTTGTGGAGCTTCTATCTCCGTTTTGTGAGAAAAGGGAATGTGGAATTCAGAGGAATGCAAAAAAATAGTGTCCTGTTGTCATAAATATTTGTCACTTGTCAGCATAGATGAGTGAATGATGGATCACCATTCCTCCAccatttccttctctctctgcacagCCCAACCTGTACCCTACAGTGGGTCTACAGACCCCAGGGGAGGTGGTGGATGCTAACTTCGGGCAGCACCCCTTCGTCTTTGACATTGAAGACTACATGCGGGAATGGAGGACAAAGATCCAGTCCCAGATCGACCGTTTCCCTATAGGGGAGCGAGAGGGCGAATGGCAGGCCATGCTCCAGAAGTGAGTTTCATGTCCAGGAGAATGACGaatacagaaaaacaaactTTAGAGATTTTttataacttttttttgtagTCCCGCTGTATTTGGAACCAGATTACTGGTGTGTGCTGTGAAGTGCTGATGCTATTGACATAATATTGGCTCTTGCTTTTAGACCTTGAGTTtgatctcctcttctctctcaggATGGTGGCCTCCTACCTAGTTCACCACAGCTACTGTGCCACTGCTGAGGCCTTTGCCAAATCCACCGATCAGGCCGTGCACGAGGAACTGGCTTCCATCAAAAACAGACAGAGTGAGTCTCCACAGGTCACATGACCATTGGCCTTCTGTGCTCAGGAGCCAAACAAGGGAGCTATCTTCAGCTCTGTTTGTTTAATTGCTCTTGCCAGTGTAAAATATAGTTCCTTAAaaggaagtaaaaaaaaaaaacatgtcaaatgGAAGTGATTTATTTTGATGAACTGCATTTagtttgtgcttgtgtatgaCATGCAAATTGCAGAGTGGGATTTTTAATGATGGTTCGATGAAAATGTTTGAGTGATTTATTACAAATTCCTACAGAAATCCAGAAGTTGGTCCTGTCAGGAAGAATGGGAGAAGCTATAGAGACGACACAGCAGCTTTATCCCAGTCTCTTAGAGAGAAACCCAGACCTCTTATTCATGTTGAAGTAAGCCCTGGCTCCCATGACAACGCACATGTGTATTAATTTCCACACGTATGTGCCTGTTTGTTCGGACCATGGTGTGCCAGCGTGACTTCTCTAAATGGCCTCTATCCCCCTCCAGAGTCAGGCAGTTCATCGAGATGGTGAATGGCACAGACAGTGAGGTCCGGTGCCTGGGAGGGCGAAGTCCCAAGTCCCAGGACAGCTACCCAGGGTCGCCTCGCCCCTTCAGCAGCCCCACCCATAAAGCCAGTGGCTCACAGGCCTACCTGACAGGTATGGTGCAGACTTCACCTGGACTTCACTTTTCCCTAATTAGGAAATACTTGATCACTTGTTATCCTCAAACATGGAGGCATAAcattagctgctttcagacataggtgtaagtccgcatgttctgcggatattaagcggttgggccgtatatctgaacaacataaccggaCATTTGGAACTTCGAACTTAGACAGCTTACACtgctcccctcctagtatttccgacagacattatgcaaatgagctcatgtctgaacgaagcgaagaacatgcggagattctgttcatgtgcgtgttcaacctgatcaaccacacagagattctgttcatgtgcgtgttcaacctgatcaaccacacagagattctgttcatgggcATGTTCAACCTGatcaaccacacagagattctgttcatgggcATGTTCAACCTGatcaaccacacagagattctgttcatgtgcgtgttcaacctgatcaaccacacagagattctgttcatgtgcatgtTCAACCTGatcaaccacacagagattctgttcatgtgcatgtTCAACCTGatcaaccacacagagattctgttcatgtgcatgtTCAACCTGatcaaccacacagagattctgtgcattgatgtcgttcacacatatgacCGCATTTATGTTCACATGTAAGTATCATATttgaatcacccgaagggtcggacATCCGTTTGACAAAGATCCGCATGTAGTGCGGAGGacatgtctgaaagcagctattaAGTGGtagtggtatgagcgttcattcaatgtgtGTGCAAAAATTAAACCACTCAACTCGCACTCCACACACCACTGAAACTGAAAGTTCCAATGATATCGTTGGTAGGCTGAGCTTTTGTTTAATAGAACAAAGTGGATTCCTGCATAGAATTTAGTATTGTATAGTGTAAGTACGTCTtaataaatgtgcaaaaacaacaCCGTAAGTGCTTCTAGCCTCATGGGTCCTAAACTGTTATACTTGCTAAACATTACACtgaactttctttttttttacgagCGCTGTAGCCTTTCGCTTCTGCTATccagacacataaacaaactCACGATAGGCCTCTTCATATTAAGCAGGATTTCACTGACTGCTTTAGTGTGAAGTGTGCATTGCAACAACAATAGCACAGCAATAGCAAAACAATAATGATTTCTGGGCCTATTCTTTTTTGTGGTTGGGTGATAGTGATGGATTATAGTGATAGATTATGGGTGATAGTGATGCATTTTTATACTTCGTGTTACTCTTTTTTTCACCACACATGTGTTTGCATACCTGGTCACACACATGGTAGTAGAGAGGAGCTGCACAACCTTACAGTGGTAAATTCTGGTCTACTAGTAGTAGAATGGCCACATTAGTTCTACCATCAGTATTATCtaaactgaacaaaaaaaatTCTCTTGAATTTTGTTCAGAAATCCATATTCATGAGCACTTCTCCTTTACATTCAGCTCACTGGCAACAGCTCTTTTGGACATTCCTGCAGTCAGCATGTCAGTTGCATGCTCCCCAAAATTTGTTAGAACATCAGTGGCTTTGTGTTGTGTGATAAAACTGCACATTTTAGAGACACCTTTAATTGTGACCAGTCCAAGGCACATCTGTCAACAGTTTTTATATCAGCGTCCACCTGTCAGTGGGCATATGACGTTTGACAAAAATAATACACCACCTAGCACAGATTTGAGCAAATCTACAGAAACAGAACAAAACTTATACTTTGTATATTCATGAAAAATGGGAGCGAAAACAAAAGtgtaatatttttctttagtGTGTTTCCTGATTATGCTGAGTACTGTCTGAaaaagcgcgtgtgtgtgtaactaaTCCAAGGACCCTGCCTGTCCCACTGATCTCGCTCCTCCTGTCCCCAGGATTCGAGAGTAACGGCTGTAATGGTATGTCGTCCAGTAAAGCCTCTTCCTCAGCCCACTGTACAAAAGCCTGCCCGTCCGGTGTGGCCAGCGGTGACCCCGGCAGCATGAACGGCACACgcagccagcagcagcagcccagcACCAGGTACACCACACCTTGCTGAGGCTAGCCCCTTCATGGAGCACTCTGTATTTATGagattttacattacattacattacatttagcagacacttaatACGATTTAATACTTGTGTTTAGAAGTTACAGTTCAGTGCAACATTGAGGTTGATTTGCCTTTTAGTTTATATATGGTGTAAATGGTTCACATGGGCTCCAACATCCTGGTATAGAATATTCAAACAATGTTTTGAATGTTAGAATAATAAATGAGGTAGGATGTATACAAAAGGCATTCATGTCACTGCTCTTCTGACCTTGATGTGTAGACAGCCCTTAATTATTAGCCTATAACAATTGACACATACATCTAAACAAATTCATATTAACCACATTAATAAATCTTCAGCAgtgaggtggagatggaggtggatcACTTCACCAATGGCGTGTCCGAATCGTCCTCCAATGGCTTTCTCAATGGGAGCTCAGTGCATGGCGTGGAACCAGATGACTGTGATGCAGATATGGGTAAGAGCCTGTAGCATAATACAGGAGGTCTTACCTCCTGTGCTGTAGGTATGTGTATATTTACAGTGCTAAGCATTAGTGAATACActcatgctaaagttgactaaaaagaggaataaaaaaaaaataatcttttggaaaTCTAAATG from Alosa alosa isolate M-15738 ecotype Scorff River chromosome 1, AALO_Geno_1.1, whole genome shotgun sequence harbors:
- the ranbp9 gene encoding ran-binding protein 9 isoform X1 — protein: MSGPSSGCGFLMSVVVHGDSALNEQEKELNQRLRRLYPAVNEQETPLPKSWSPKDKFSYIGLSQNNLRVHYKGHGKTPKDAASVRATHPIPAACGVYYFEVKIISKGRDGYMGIGLSAQGVNMNRLPGWDKHSYGYHGDDGHSFCSSGTGQPYGPTFTTGDVIGCCVNLINNTCFYTKNGHSLGIAFTDLPPNLYPTVGLQTPGEVVDANFGQHPFVFDIEDYMREWRTKIQSQIDRFPIGEREGEWQAMLQKMVASYLVHHSYCATAEAFAKSTDQAVHEELASIKNRQKIQKLVLSGRMGEAIETTQQLYPSLLERNPDLLFMLKVRQFIEMVNGTDSEVRCLGGRSPKSQDSYPGSPRPFSSPTHKASGSQAYLTGFESNGCNGMSSSKASSSAHCTKACPSGVASGDPGSMNGTRSQQQQPSTSSEVEMEVDHFTNGVSESSSNGFLNGSSVHGVEPDDCDADMEVELAQFKRQLCGGSQAAIERMIHFGRELQSMSEHLRRERGKNATNKKMLKDAFSLLAYSDPWSSPVGYQLDSIQREPVCSTLNSAILETHNLPKQPPLAQAVGQAAQCLSLMARTGIGSCAFASVDDYLH
- the ranbp9 gene encoding ran-binding protein 9 isoform X2, which produces MSGPSSGCGFLMSVVVHGDSALNEQEKELNQRLRRLYPAVNEQETPLPKSWSPKDKFSYIGLSQNNLRVHYKGHGKTPKDAASVRATHPIPAACGVYYFEVKIISKGRDGYMGIGLSAQGVNMNRLPGWDKHSYGYHGDDGHSFCSSGTGQPYGPTFTTGDVIGCCVNLINNTCFYTKNGHSLGIAFTDLPPNLYPTVGLQTPGEVVDANFGQHPFVFDIEDYMREWRTKIQSQIDRFPIGEREGEWQAMLQKMVASYLVHHSYCATAEAFAKSTDQAVHEELASIKNRQKIQKLVLSGRMGEAIETTQQLYPSLLERNPDLLFMLKVRQFIEMVNGTDSEVRCLGGRSPKSQDSYPGSPRPFSSPTHKASGSQAYLTGFESNGCNGMSSSKASSSAHCTKACPSGVASGDPGSMNGTRSQQQQPSTSEVEMEVDHFTNGVSESSSNGFLNGSSVHGVEPDDCDADMEVELAQFKRQLCGGSQAAIERMIHFGRELQSMSEHLRRERGKNATNKKMLKDAFSLLAYSDPWSSPVGYQLDSIQREPVCSTLNSAILETHNLPKQPPLAQAVGQAAQCLSLMARTGIGSCAFASVDDYLH